From one Lycium ferocissimum isolate CSIRO_LF1 chromosome 7, AGI_CSIRO_Lferr_CH_V1, whole genome shotgun sequence genomic stretch:
- the LOC132063941 gene encoding large ribosomal subunit protein uL14mz has protein sequence MAASSSSSRLIRVVGRSLFSGLCNNTEGLMRSTHETMCNNLLFQQQRTFIQMRTSLKVVDNSGAKRVACIQALKGKKGARLGDTIVCSVKEAQPGGKVKKGEVHYGVVVRAAMPRGRCDGSEVKFDDNAVVLINKHGEPIGTRVFGPVPHELRKKKHVKILSLAEHIA, from the exons GGGTCGTTCATTGTTCAGTGGCCTGTGCAACAATACTGAAGGTTTAATGAGATCAACACACGAGACGATGTGCAATAATTTGTTATTCCAG CAACAAAGAACCTTCATACAAATGAGGACGAGTCTGAAAGTGGTAGACAATTCAGGTGCAAAAAGAGTGGCGTGCATCCAAGCACTGAAGGGCAAGAAAGGAGCAAGATTAGGAGACACAATAGTctgctcagtgaaggaagctcAGCCAGGTGGGAAAGTGAAGAAAGGAGAAGTGCATTATGGTGTTGTCGTTCGTGCTGCTATGCCAAGGGGCCGCTGTGATGGGAGCGAAGTAAAGTTTGACGACAACGCTGTGGTACTTATCAACAAGCATGGTGAACCAATCGGAACCAGAGTTTTTGGTCCAGTTCCTCATGAGTTGAGAAAAAAGAAGCATGTTAAGATTCTTAGTCTTGCAGAGCATATTGCCTAA